In a single window of the Pseudochaenichthys georgianus chromosome 16, fPseGeo1.2, whole genome shotgun sequence genome:
- the iglon5 gene encoding igLON family member 5 → MGCPLLRNAFAGLILVLLSKASSVHGAEFGHLPDNITVLEGESVTLRCRIDEEVTHKAWLNRSNILFTGTDKWSLDKRVTLANSNNSDFSIHIDNVQISDEGPYTCTFQANNKPRIAHVYLIVQVPARIVNISKNVSVNEGENVNLFCLAVGRPEPTVTWKDQKYGLVSDGEFLDITEIKREQAEDYECITNNGVSQPDQHKVKVTVNYPPMITDMKNMPVHLGKTTILRCEAMAVPPAAFEWYRDDHRPLESDNTLRIKNEKTRSLLLFTNVTEKHFGNYTCFASNRLGASNASMLLFRPGAIKGRGVGLHAGMSVGVSVWLSLSAVLLLKV, encoded by the exons CGTCCAGTGTGCACGGAGCAGAATTCGGACACCTGCCGGACAACATTACAGTGTTGGAAGGAGAAAGCGTCACTTTGAG ATGTCGGATCGACGAGGAGGTGACCCACAAGGCCTGGCTGAACCGCTCCAACATCCTGTTCACGGGGACAGACAAGTGGTCACTGGACAAGCGTGTGACGCTGGCCAACAGCAACAACAGTGACTTCTCCATCCACATCGACAACGTGCAAATATCCGACGAGGGGCCTTACACATGCACCTTCCAGGCCAACAACAAGCCCCGCATCGCCCATGTCTACCTCATCGTCCAAG TGCCCGCCAGAATCGTCAACATCTCGAAAAACGTGTCTGTGAACGAGGGAGAGAATGTAAACCTCTTCTGTCTGGCGGTGGGTCGGCCTGAGCCCACCGTCACCTGGAAAGACCAGAAAT ATGGGCTGGTGAGTGACGGGGAGTTCCTGGACATCACAGAGATCAAGAGGGAGCAGGCCGAGGACTACGAATGCATCACCAACAATGGAGTGTCTCAACCCGATCAGCACAAGGTCAAGGTCACGGTCAACT ACCCTCCCATGATCACAGACATGAAAAACATGCCAGTCCATTTGGGTAAAACGACCATCTTGCGCTGCGAAGCCATGGCAGTCCCACCAGCCGCCTTCGAGTGGTACAGAGACGACCACAG GCCGCTAGAGAGTGACAACACCTTGAGGATCAAAAACGAGAAGACGCGCTCGCTGTTGCTGTTCACCAATGTGACAGAGAAACACTTTGGCAACTACACCTGCTTTGCCTCGAACCGTCTTGGGGCCTCCAACGCCAGCATGCTGCTTTTTC GACCGGGGGCCATTAAGGGGCGAGGAGTCGGCCTACATGCAGGGATGAGTGTCGGCGTGTCTGTTTGGCTTTCCCTCTCTGCTGTTCTTCTGCTGAAGGTGTAA